A portion of the Nitrospira sp. genome contains these proteins:
- a CDS encoding DUF3488 and transglutaminase-like domain-containing protein — MPFEQAFKLSSLLLAAAAFSGVILSHGIPAWVALLTGFALTLAVLDAAGIAVVPRSSRHAVTPARLRSLALLSAFAFFLVDLIAVSRELLTAGIHFLVVLLIIKLTSLEERRDFRQLYAISLMAILASAASTTEAWFIPVFVLYLLTAVWTLLLYHLTGAHPAGTTAATRTGAPAAPSLSISGRFFWLTNGIAVATFSLTLVIFFLLPRIGVGILQKSRGEGLKTTGFAERVDLGMIGSVKQDPQVVMRVELPDRPASVPDRLYLRGVAYDQYDGRSWSAGNIRRRNLGTFGDGTFVVRPSGGRHAQVASVSIQQDILLEALDTAVLFAVPFAEYLSGDLAGVQSDGMGALYLPFPASSRVRYSVTSRVHNVDDHERHAVVMDYPRPVAERYLSLPELSDGILKLTQHIVRDTPAPFDQILAIQQHLLHTYRYSLDLETTTSLHPLEDFLFIRKSGYCEHYATAMVVMLRSLGIPARLVTGFLATEWNQFGGYFTVRQRDAHAWVEVYFPQSGWTTFDPTPPTGASPAPSSLSALFRAGESLRLYWDRLFIRYSVRDQFAMIQGLRDSGDTVRDLTGRWIAAMDLTGNRVLTVLERLPARASENGVVTLIVMGLLGVGTVAILLRKMLRVLTSPEHHTQRQQSRITKIYKQMVQTVGQAGFAKAPTTTPLEFARLVATRWANAAETVSQLTELYSRGRFSKIQLTAEELAHAEQQLRALQRLPGKPS; from the coding sequence ATGCCTTTTGAGCAAGCCTTCAAATTAAGCTCGCTGCTGTTGGCGGCCGCCGCCTTCTCTGGAGTGATCCTGAGCCACGGCATCCCTGCCTGGGTCGCCCTCTTGACGGGATTCGCGTTGACCCTTGCGGTGCTCGATGCCGCAGGGATCGCGGTCGTTCCTCGGTCCTCTCGACATGCCGTGACCCCGGCCCGTTTACGGAGCCTGGCCTTGCTCTCGGCATTCGCGTTCTTCCTTGTCGATTTGATCGCGGTGTCTCGCGAACTCCTGACGGCGGGCATTCATTTCCTGGTCGTCCTGCTCATCATCAAACTGACCTCGCTGGAAGAACGCCGCGACTTCCGCCAACTATACGCGATCAGCCTTATGGCCATTCTGGCTTCCGCAGCCTCGACGACGGAGGCCTGGTTCATTCCCGTATTTGTTTTGTATCTCCTCACCGCGGTGTGGACGCTGCTGCTCTACCATCTGACGGGCGCGCATCCGGCCGGTACGACGGCAGCAACTCGCACCGGCGCGCCCGCCGCGCCGTCCCTGAGCATTAGCGGCCGCTTCTTCTGGTTGACAAACGGTATCGCCGTCGCCACGTTCAGCCTGACGCTCGTCATCTTCTTCCTGCTACCGCGCATCGGTGTCGGGATCCTTCAGAAGTCCCGCGGCGAGGGACTGAAAACCACGGGCTTCGCGGAACGGGTCGACCTGGGCATGATCGGATCAGTGAAGCAGGACCCTCAGGTGGTCATGCGGGTCGAACTTCCAGATCGCCCCGCCAGCGTACCGGACCGGTTGTATCTGCGAGGTGTGGCTTACGATCAATATGACGGGAGATCCTGGAGCGCCGGGAATATACGACGCCGTAATCTCGGCACCTTCGGCGACGGGACATTTGTCGTCCGTCCGTCCGGAGGGCGACATGCACAGGTTGCCTCCGTCTCCATCCAACAGGACATTTTGCTGGAAGCCCTGGACACCGCGGTGCTCTTCGCGGTCCCCTTTGCGGAGTACCTGAGCGGCGACCTTGCCGGCGTACAATCAGACGGGATGGGAGCGCTTTATCTGCCGTTTCCCGCCTCCTCCCGCGTCAGATATTCCGTCACATCGCGGGTGCACAACGTCGACGATCATGAGAGACATGCCGTGGTAATGGACTATCCTCGCCCCGTGGCGGAACGGTACCTGTCGCTTCCCGAACTTTCCGATGGAATTCTCAAACTGACGCAGCACATCGTACGGGATACCCCCGCGCCATTCGATCAAATCCTGGCGATCCAGCAGCACCTCCTCCATACCTATCGTTACAGCCTCGATCTCGAAACGACGACGTCGCTCCACCCCCTTGAAGATTTCCTTTTTATCCGCAAGTCCGGGTACTGCGAACACTACGCCACGGCGATGGTCGTCATGCTGCGATCCCTCGGCATCCCAGCGCGTCTGGTCACGGGATTTCTGGCCACGGAATGGAACCAGTTCGGCGGGTATTTCACCGTCCGGCAGCGTGATGCTCATGCCTGGGTGGAAGTCTATTTTCCTCAATCAGGCTGGACGACGTTCGACCCTACTCCACCGACGGGAGCGTCCCCCGCCCCATCAAGTTTGAGCGCGCTGTTTCGGGCCGGTGAGTCACTGCGGCTCTACTGGGATCGCCTCTTCATCCGATACAGCGTGAGGGACCAGTTTGCGATGATTCAGGGCCTCCGAGACAGCGGCGACACCGTTCGCGATCTGACCGGCCGATGGATCGCCGCGATGGATCTGACCGGGAACAGAGTTCTCACCGTCTTGGAGCGCTTACCGGCGCGGGCGTCGGAGAACGGCGTCGTCACGCTCATCGTCATGGGTCTGCTGGGTGTCGGCACCGTTGCCATCCTGCTGCGGAAGATGCTCCGCGTTCTCACTTCGCCGGAGCATCACACACAGCGGCAGCAGTCGAGGATCACCAAGATCTACAAACAGATGGTCCAGACGGTCGGGCAGGCTGGGTTCGCAAAGGCCCCCACCACGACACCGCTCGAATTCGCAAGATTGGTCGCGACCAGGTGGGCGAACGCCGCCGAAACGGTTTCGCAACTGACGGAACTCTATAGCCGTGGACGATTCAGTAAAATCCAACTCACGGCTGAGGAACTGGCGCATGCCGAACAGCAGCTGCGCGCGCTTCAGCGACTCCCCGGCAAACCTTCCTAG
- a CDS encoding Trm112 family protein, whose protein sequence is MTEDGGNRRSAHLDKELLSILCCPETKLDVSLADQVLIDRINEAVGRGTVKNKGKKPVTEPLDGGLVRADRKLLYPIREDIPVMLIEEAIPLDDFA, encoded by the coding sequence ATGACGGAAGATGGAGGGAACCGACGCTCCGCGCACCTCGATAAAGAGCTGTTGTCGATTCTCTGCTGTCCGGAAACCAAGCTCGATGTGAGTTTGGCCGATCAAGTCTTGATCGACAGGATCAACGAGGCGGTGGGTCGGGGAACCGTGAAGAACAAGGGGAAGAAACCTGTGACGGAACCGCTGGATGGAGGGCTGGTCCGGGCCGACCGAAAGCTCCTCTACCCGATTCGCGAAGACATCCCCGTCATGCTGATCGAAGAAGCGATCCCGCTCGACGACTTCGCCTAG